Proteins from a single region of Runella sp. SP2:
- a CDS encoding DUF418 domain-containing protein — translation MNTTLTSRVPLIDGLRGFALLGIILAHYIGWHGGWSLPQEVSKPYQSDILSQIIWTFDGILVTGKFFAFFSFLFGVSFGLMLLRTSDRKAAFLARFAWRITLLGGIGLLHHLHWRGDILSIYAVVGFGLLLFVNVPDKVLLWVAIGLIVNVPARIQDAYMSFQHIDTGAIWGKIFDEPGNKRYLSLIRAGEYFPFLEDNWAAFPKKMKFQVLSGRLYITFGFFLLGFWFARKQLLQQFDEHRVFFRKLLIYTISVVGVLLLIGIGLQLSGVFNQTIPMWLSALLSMLYDLMNACMVLFYVAGVSFLLSKKSWNKVLSSLAAIGKMALTSYLTQTLLGWFIFFGFGLDLLGKVSPAVGYLIGIMVFFAQIAFSQWWLERFRYGPVEWLWRSLTYLKIQPFLKSR, via the coding sequence ATGAACACTACCCTTACTTCACGTGTCCCGCTTATCGACGGGCTTCGGGGCTTTGCCCTTTTAGGTATCATTTTGGCTCATTATATAGGATGGCACGGCGGCTGGTCGCTGCCCCAGGAAGTGAGCAAACCATATCAATCGGACATACTTTCTCAAATTATCTGGACATTTGACGGAATATTAGTGACGGGGAAGTTCTTCGCCTTTTTTTCGTTTTTGTTTGGGGTGAGTTTTGGACTCATGCTCCTCCGAACCAGCGACCGCAAAGCGGCATTTTTAGCTCGTTTTGCGTGGAGAATCACTCTGTTAGGGGGGATTGGATTGCTGCATCACTTACATTGGCGGGGCGATATTCTGAGCATTTATGCCGTGGTGGGTTTCGGACTTTTGCTTTTTGTCAATGTCCCTGATAAGGTGTTGCTATGGGTCGCTATTGGCCTGATTGTCAATGTACCTGCACGTATTCAGGATGCGTACATGTCTTTTCAACACATAGATACAGGGGCGATATGGGGAAAGATTTTTGACGAACCAGGCAACAAACGCTACCTAAGCCTGATTCGAGCGGGGGAGTATTTCCCATTTTTGGAAGATAACTGGGCCGCGTTTCCCAAAAAGATGAAATTCCAAGTCCTCAGCGGACGTCTCTATATCACTTTTGGCTTCTTTTTGTTGGGTTTTTGGTTTGCACGTAAGCAACTTCTCCAGCAGTTCGATGAGCACCGTGTTTTCTTTCGGAAGTTACTCATTTACACTATTTCGGTGGTAGGCGTATTGCTTCTGATTGGGATAGGTTTGCAATTGAGCGGCGTTTTTAACCAAACTATCCCGATGTGGTTATCGGCGTTGTTGTCGATGCTCTACGACCTGATGAATGCCTGCATGGTGCTGTTTTACGTGGCAGGGGTGAGTTTTTTACTGTCTAAAAAAAGCTGGAACAAGGTGCTTTCGTCACTGGCAGCCATCGGTAAAATGGCCCTGACGAGTTACCTTACCCAAACCCTTTTGGGCTGGTTTATTTTCTTCGGATTTGGGCTCGATTTGCTGGGGAAGGTATCGCCAGCCGTCGGATATTTGATTGGAATTATGGTGTTTTTCGCCCAAATTGCGTTTAGTCAATGGTGGCTTGAGCGCTTCCGTTATGGCCCCGTCGAATGGCTTTGGCGCTCGTTGACCTACCTAAAAATCCAACCCTTTCTGAAATCTCGCTAA
- a CDS encoding putative toxin-antitoxin system toxin component, PIN family has protein sequence MIFDALLEGKFELTVHNEIITEYEEVIGKRYDKETVSDVLELILHLDNIYRQEVYYQWGLIPNDPDDNKFVDVCVASQSDYLVSNDKHFNILKTTRFPPVNLINAENFIQILSELS, from the coding sequence ATCATTTTTGATGCACTTCTTGAAGGAAAGTTTGAGCTAACTGTTCATAATGAAATCATTACTGAATATGAAGAAGTAATTGGAAAACGATACGATAAGGAAACTGTTAGCGATGTATTAGAGCTCATTCTACACTTAGACAACATCTACCGACAGGAGGTTTATTATCAGTGGGGTTTAATCCCCAACGACCCTGACGACAACAAATTTGTAGATGTATGCGTCGCATCTCAATCCGACTATTTAGTCTCTAATGATAAGCATTTCAATATTTTAAAAACTACTCGTTTCCCGCCTGTCAATTTGATTAATGCAGAAAATTTTATTCAAATTTTATCAGAGTTATCGTAA